From a region of the Enterobacter sp. JBIWA008 genome:
- the emrD gene encoding multidrug efflux MFS transporter EmrD, protein MKKQRNVNLLLMLVLLVAVGQMAQTIYIPAIADMAKELNVREGAVQSVMAAYLLTYGVSQLFYGPLSDRVGRRPVILVGMSIFMVATVIAITTHSLTVLIAASALQGVGTGVGGVMARTLPRDMYQGTQLRHANSLLNMGILVSPLLAPLIGGLLDTMWSWRACYAFLLVLCIIVTFSMARWMPETRPQDAPRTKLIASYKTLFGNGSFTCYLLMLIGGLAGIAVFEACSGVLLGAGLGLSSMVVSILFILPIPAAFFGAWFAGRPNKRFSTLMWQSVIGCLLAGLMMWIPGLFGVMTVWTLLIPAALFFFGAGMLFPLATSGAMEPFPFLAGTAGALVGGLQNIGSGALAWLSAMMPQTGQASLGLLMTLMGLLILLCWLPLASRVPHHEQPV, encoded by the coding sequence GATGCTGGTGTTACTGGTGGCCGTCGGTCAGATGGCGCAAACCATCTACATTCCAGCGATCGCCGACATGGCAAAGGAATTAAACGTCCGCGAGGGCGCAGTACAGAGCGTGATGGCAGCCTATCTGCTGACCTATGGGGTTTCGCAGCTCTTCTACGGCCCGCTGTCCGATCGCGTCGGGCGTCGCCCGGTGATCCTGGTGGGCATGAGCATTTTCATGGTGGCGACGGTAATAGCCATAACCACCCACAGCCTGACCGTACTGATTGCCGCCAGCGCCCTGCAGGGCGTTGGAACCGGCGTCGGCGGGGTGATGGCGCGTACCTTACCGCGCGATATGTATCAGGGCACCCAGCTCCGTCATGCCAACAGCTTGTTGAATATGGGTATTCTGGTCAGCCCTCTGCTGGCCCCGCTGATCGGCGGCCTGCTGGACACGATGTGGTCCTGGCGCGCCTGCTACGCCTTCCTGCTGGTGCTGTGCATCATTGTCACCTTCAGCATGGCGCGCTGGATGCCGGAAACACGCCCGCAGGACGCGCCGCGCACGAAGCTCATCGCCAGCTATAAAACGCTGTTCGGTAACGGATCGTTTACCTGCTACCTGCTGATGCTGATCGGCGGCCTGGCGGGCATTGCGGTGTTTGAAGCCTGTTCCGGCGTGCTGCTGGGCGCGGGTCTGGGCCTGAGCAGCATGGTCGTGAGTATTCTGTTTATTCTGCCGATCCCGGCGGCGTTCTTCGGCGCGTGGTTTGCCGGACGCCCAAACAAACGCTTCTCAACCCTGATGTGGCAGTCGGTGATCGGCTGTCTGCTGGCGGGTCTGATGATGTGGATCCCGGGGCTGTTTGGCGTGATGACGGTCTGGACGCTGCTCATCCCGGCTGCGCTGTTCTTCTTCGGCGCGGGGATGCTGTTCCCGCTGGCGACCAGCGGCGCGATGGAGCCGTTCCCGTTCCTTGCAGGCACGGCTGGCGCGCTGGTAGGCGGTTTGCAGAATATCGGTTCCGGCGCGCTGGCCTGGCTCTCCGCCATGATGCCGCAGACCGGGCAGGCTAGTTTGGGCCTGCTGATGACGCTGATGGGGCTGCTGATTTTACTGTGCTGGCTGCCGCTGGCGTCGCGTGTACCGCATCACGAGCAGCCGGTTTAA